In the Silene latifolia isolate original U9 population chromosome 1, ASM4854445v1, whole genome shotgun sequence genome, TATAGACATATCTGAAAAAAGAGAGCTCATTAGGACAACCATATATTGGGTTGTGGAAGTAGCAATTCCTTCTCAAAAATCTTTTGGTTCATTTTACAATTCAGCTTAGTTGTTAACTTGTCACATTGCCAAGATGTTCTTGCTCTTGCACGAGCCAAGATAATAAAAAATATCCCAGATTTGGGAGGCCACTGACCAGTGCCACGTCAATCAGGCAAACCTTCAAACAAGATTTTGAATTTAGATAGCAACTATAAAGCAAAGCTTTGTTATCCTCACATTAACTAAAAGAAGTGTTGCAAAAAGTTCAATTTTGTACACACACCAGCAGAACAATAACAATTTAATATTCACCCACAAAGGAATTGGATTGTGCAATGTTTTTAACATATTCAGTTAGATGAGAGTATGAAAAGACGGTCATACTTGTTTTGCTTGCTTTCAAAACAGCGATCATAGAATGAATAAAATTCCTTTTCTGGCCCTGCATATAGTCAAATTACAAGTAAGTCCACTAGCTAGACTGATGAGCTGACACATCTTCCAACAATAAATTACGAGATTGTAGTACCAACACACACCAGCATCGAGTTTTAATTTTTCAGATAACGTCGAAATTTTTGACTGTATTTTCGTCAATTTGGCATTTGATTCGTCATATTCCTTGCGAACCAGACCAGCATCTGAAATGTGGATAGCACTTGTTTCATCAGGCTAATGTGAGAAATTCTTCCTAAATATTTAGAAAATATCAAACCACTCTTCACAAGCCAAACACTCAAACTAACAGAGTTAAGTATTTCAACACTCACCTGTAGTATTTAAAGGAGTCTGAAACAAATTAAAACCCTGAAGAATGTTCTTCACAGTCTTCTGTATTTTCTCCAGCCAAGATGGATTACTTAATTCTGTTATGTCTTATACACCATATAAACAATCCACAAAACATACAAACTAATAAGTAAACACGCGGTGATGAAgataaaaagaaaacaaaaacgaaGATCAAATAGTCACAGATACCTGATTCATCATCAGAATCAGACTTGTAAGAACTTGAATCAACATGATCGTCTGCAGTATGATCATCATCATCCAGGTGGTCGTCAACATCATCGTCATCATATTTGTGGTCCACAGAATCACTCTCGTCATATTTGTGGTCAACTTCATCAAattctgaagcatagccatcataatcTTCTTCTCGCACATCTTTGGGTATCTCTGCATCGATATCTTTAACATCATCAGTAACACCAGTTTCGTGATCCGCCTTTTCTCCTGTCCATCGAGAAGCAACGAGACGCCCTAGTTCTTCCTTAGACAATCCTTCTGTGTTCTCGGGTGTACCTGTTTCTTGCTGCAACAACACGCACTCAATAAATCCAAAGCTTCATATCAAGAAAACAGTTGACCGAGGAAAACAAAGGAACTCCTCTGCCCATGAATAAACCTTCTCATAAGTAGAATCTTTTTTTTGCAAGTTATTTGTGATCATTATTGTTTGTAGCCTCAATCATTCATCAACTTGAATTCATTATGTTCCTTAACCTTTGttcaaaacaaacaataaaattaATTCATGTACATAGGGAGTAATAAAATAACCCACAGCCTTAAGTTCCAAAGCCTGTTCAAAACATTGAACAAGGAATACATATGTTCCTCTGATCAGCTATTGGCCCATGTCACATATCATCACAACTTTAAATGTCGAAATTCAAATAGAAATCCAAACGTAAATTAGTTACGTAAGATACTTGAGTAATGAAAAGGTGAGGAAGTGTTTTTTCGAAATACCTTGTTCTCATCGTCAGAAATAGACTCAGAGGCATCAGTGACCTCATTGTTCCCCTCCTCAGGCTTGACATGTTAAAAATAGAAAGGGTCAATCATGATAATTGTAATTATGGTTAAAGCTCAGATCATATATTCATTTATTTATCACTTCTTCCTTACGGCAGCCAAAGAATAAGCTAGTAATTACCGGCTCAACTGCATTGCTCGTGGATACTTCAACCTTCGATTCATCACCATTCATAACTTCTGATACCACATCTTCGGGGCCCTATGCAGAAGAGGAAATCAATTCTCAAATATGTAAATTAGGAACTAGAACATGATGAAGAAACAAGACCGGAAATGAAAGTCAAAGAAACCACTTTAAAATACTCGGCATCATTATTAATTTAGTATCATCATCACAGTTAGCCAATACAAAATTATTATGGGACTAGGCCTTGTTATTGTtgtattatcatcattattagaCAGTAACTGCGCTGGTTttatacataaaaaataaatGGACTGGATTGCAGCAAGATACCATCACAAAATTCATAACTGATGCCAGACAGATAACAATTGTCAAAATGTTAAGACGTCTACCAATATCAGGCTCAAAAGAAcagattttaattaagagaaaaagGATGAACAGATACACTATCAAGTCTAAAAACTCCTGgtaattatcatcatcatcaagcaCATTCCAAAAGAAATTTTCCAGAGAAGATAAGAGCTTTGTACACAGTAGAACATACTACTATCCCACAAAAAGAACATAAATTTTCCAGTTGTACGTTAATTACATGAAGGAATAGACACAAATAGGAGAAGTCTAAGAAACTATGGTTGCACATATAAACATGAGAACGTAACAATTGATTCGTGAGACACTCTTAATAGTGTGTTTGATATATAGATTTAACGTAAGCACCATGACAGAATACACTCAAACCGATTCGTGATTCACAGGGAAGTTGAGTGAAATATGTAATCCATCTTGCATGAAATACAGCAACGTAGAGAAAGAATACACATTCAGCCTAACCTGCTCCGTGGAATCCTTCATGTTGCCTATTACATCATCATTTATAGCATCACTGAAATCTTCAGTTACACTCTCTGCTTTTTTCTCATCTTCTGTTTTATCTTGATCAGATTCCTTTTCTGCCTCTTTCTtgagcttctcttctttttctttctctaaacgCTCCTTCTCCTCCTGCTTTTCAATCTGTTCTTTGCGATCTAAAAGACACACGCAAGACAACATCGATAAACACAAGTCGTTACCTTAATACTCAAATGTTCTTGACCAGTATACATtctaaaactaagcatgatgccTACAAATCAGTGTCAAGTTCGTAATCGTATTGAATTTGTCATGTACTCTAAAGAGCACCATGCCTATATCATTAAACAGTGAGAACTTCAAACAGAAAAAATAGCAACTGAATCAGTAAACAGCAACACACATCTTGGATGATAAATTGATATCTTTAACAATTTTTGGGGGGGATTGGTTTGAGAGTCTCAGGAAAGGATAGGGTAATGAGGAATAACCACTccatttttttatgtttgttacTTTGTTTGACTCATTTTTACATTCCCTTTACCCTTCCCATACCCCCAAACTCCTCTATACCCATTCAACCCACCCGCATAACCTTTCCACCAGCATCATTCATCACCAACATATCCCACTAACATCACTGCCATCAACCCCAACATCTGTCACCCCAACAACGCCACCTGCTGCGCCAGCAATCCCATCAACGGTGCCACCAACACCGCTGTTAATCCTTAACCCTAGAAACAACCTCCAAACCACCCCCACCTCTCCTGGTGTTTTTTGAGTGGATGGAGGGTGGGGTGGTTATTAGTTGGTAAGGTTTGGGCTTTCGTAGGagggagagggggggggggggcgagAGGTTCACAAGGGAAGGAGCAGGATGGGGATGGGGCGTCAGAGACAGTGGTTGTGGGGTGTTCATagttgggtggtggtggtggttggattTGACTAGTTTTTGTTATTGTATTTCATGTTCCAAACCAAACAAGCAGGTCTATCAAAGGAAATTCATTTCTTTTCCTCTTGTATCCCTTTCTTTGTTCCTTTCCTTACCCCTTTGTGAAGCAAACACCTCCTTAATGTTTTCAGGTACCACTATTCAGATGAGTTTACAAAACTACTTGTATATATTCAAATCCAGTAACTTTTCATCACACAAACTGTCCATTGAACTACCTCTAGAAGATGCAGGAAATtaacaaaaaaagaaagaaaaggtatTCCTGATCCTCAGTAGAAATTTTGAAGGCAGCTATTCACTCTATAAGCTTGGAAATGGTTTTAGCGAGTTTGTGGAACAAGAATACCTCACCATATTAGTTCTCCAGCACCAAGTATTATTTTAACAAGTGA is a window encoding:
- the LOC141605132 gene encoding glucosidase 2 subunit beta — protein: MELRLIPYILILFYITPSIFGSTSLLSNPLLGISPEDENYFKGESSLIKCKDGSKKINRSQLNDDFCDCFDGSDEPGTSACPNGRFYCRNAGHMPLVLFSSRVNDGICDCCDGSDEYDGKVTCSNTCWEAGKAARDKLMKKIATYEEGVIIRKKEIEQAKVAFAKDETELSKLKGEEKILKGLVKQLEDRKEQIEKQEEKERLEKEKEEKLKKEAEKESDQDKTEDEKKAESVTEDFSDAINDDVIGNMKDSTEQGPEDVVSEVMNGDESKVEVSTSNAVEPPEEGNNEVTDASESISDDENKQETGTPENTEGLSKEELGRLVASRWTGEKADHETGVTDDVKDIDAEIPKDVREEDYDGYASEFDEVDHKYDESDSVDHKYDDDDVDDHLDDDDHTADDHVDSSSYKSDSDDESDITELSNPSWLEKIQKTVKNILQGFNLFQTPLNTTDAGLVRKEYDESNAKLTKIQSKISTLSEKLKLDAGPEKEFYSFYDRCFESKQNKYVYKVCPFKKASQDEGHMSTRLGRWEKFEDSYKVMLFSNGDKCWNGPDRSMRVKLRCGLKNEVTDVDEPSRCEYVALLSTPSACREEKLLELKQKLDALNRQPPNHDEL